Proteins encoded within one genomic window of Procambarus clarkii isolate CNS0578487 chromosome 31, FALCON_Pclarkii_2.0, whole genome shotgun sequence:
- the LOC123758613 gene encoding uncharacterized protein has product MEVVQSSAEVKYTLTVPQFSYQELGETFTTDFQLSVNGVRTSWQATLTLFMKENVCPSQDPMNRNIGIALECLQCNINRPDFKVYCRLQGKDQHEKRLARSSDGGYKWQGILVSRMTLDVFKLLKDDVLTAHLRFVVSENDLAKGLDSREDLILHLLKIQKTGVYSDIEVLTSDGMRLPAHCAILSTRSNLLLQKFQSTTETRECENASTIPLPGTRTPSAKTSPTRAEIPLDSTFEGVASTHRSVTSMSPDSSSTNCGKSQISRLSIIQTKVSSLPTIIGSPVRCLNPSRTPSKPGMTNNKRCLNNSTMSPSKLPIPNTTLPKKDLFSTSQRLLSPSQRLLSPSQRLLSPSQRLLPPSQRLLSPTKRSLSPSTRPPSKRFMTPSKLLTSSKQLSTPSPTIAETTRRRMLRAPEKKHDREPSDTFHTEPLSSDRDICFPAGESSTPLKQLEIRSLKSPTKKEFVKVNMSSSVTQQLLEWIYIGDCSDLGRLARPLLVAGLRHEVNDLVWACENHLAAELTPTTAPDMLLLAHKYGSVRLREAALQYALQHAAEVTVQPSWSTLAASAPSLISEFSLLLAQQRTQCQHPLQSNIKT; this is encoded by the exons ATGGAGGTAGTGCAAAGCTCAGCTGAGGTGAAGTACACTCTCACCGTTCCCCAGTTCTCCTACCAGGAGCTCGGTGAAACCTTCACCACTGACTTCCAACTGTCTGTGAACGGTGTGCGAACCAGCTGGCAGGCCACGCTCACACTCTTTATGAAAGAAAACGTGTGTCCCAGCCAAGACCCCATGAACAGGAACATTGGAATAGCGCTGGAGTGTTTGCAATGTAATATTAATCGTCCTGACTTCAAGGTGTATTGCCGTCTTCAAGGGAAAGATCAGCACGAGAAGAGGCTGGCACGATCTAGCGATGGTGGCTATAAATGGCAGGGAATTCTCGTTTCCAGGATGACCCTTGATGTGTTCAAACTCCTGAAAGATGATGTGCTGACCGCTCACCTACGCTTTGTGGTGAGTGAAAATGATTTGGCTAAAGGACTAGATTCCCGGGAAGATCTGATTCTCCACTTACTGAAAATACAAAAGACAGGAGTGTACAGTGACATTGAAGTATTAACAAGTGATGGCATGAGGCTGCCAGCTCACTGTGCAATACTGAGTACCCGCTCGAACCTCCTCCTGCAAAAGTTTCAGTCTACGACAGAGACTCGTGAATGCGAAAATGCCAGCACAATACCCCTTCCAGGTACGAGGACGCCTAGTGCTAAGACTTCCCCGACAAGAGCAGAGATTCCACTCGACAGTACCTTTGAAGGAGTAGCATCAACACACCGTTCAGTAACCTCAATGTCGCCAGATTCTTCCAGCACCAATTGCGGGAAATCGCAGATCTCAAGACTTTCAATTATACAAACAAAGGTGAGTTCGTTGCCAACTATCATCGGCTCACCTGTTAGATGTCTTAATCCTAGTAGAACACCCAGCAAGCCTGGCATGACTAACAACAAACGCTGCCTAAATAACAGCACGATGTCTCCCAGCAAACTTCCGATTCCCAATACAACGCTTCCCAAAAAGGATCTTTTCTCTACGAGCCAACGTCTTTTGTCTCCCAGCCAACGTCTTTTGTCTCCCAGCCAACGTCTTTTGTCTCCCAGCCAACGTCTTTTGCCTCCCAGCCAACGTCTTTTGTCTCCCACCAAGCGTTCCCTGTCTCCCAGCACGCGTCCTCCTAGCAAGCGGTTCATGACTCCAAGCAAACTGCTGACGTCCAGTAAGCAACTGAGCACGCCTAGCCCCACCATTGCGGAGACAACTCGCAGGAGAATGCTCAGAGCTCCAGAAAAAAAACATGATCGAGAACCATCTGATACCTTTCACACGGAACCCCTTTCATCAGATCGTGACATATGCTTCCCCGCTGGTGAGTCAAGTACACCACTAAAGCAACTCGAAATTCGAAGTTTGAAAAGTCCCACCAAGAAAGAGTTTGTTAAAGTGAATATGTCGTCTTCCGTCACGCAGCAACTTCTGGAGTGGATTTACATAG GTGATTGCAGCGACCTGGGTCGTCTAGCACGACCACTGCTGGTAGCTGGTCTGCGTCACGAGGTGAACGACCTGGTGTGGGCGTGCGAGAACCACCTGGCGGCCGAACTCACGCCCACCACCGCCCCCGACATGCTGTTGCTGGCCCACAAATACGGGTCTGTGAGGCTCCGCGAGGCTGCCCTCCAATATGCCCTCCAGCAC gcagcagaggtgacAGTGCAGCCTTCCTGGTCAACCCTTGCTGCCAGCGCTCCCAGCCTCATTTCAGAGTTCTCACTACTTCTCGCCCAGCAACGTACCCAATGTCAACACCCGTTGCAGTCCAACATCAAGACATGA